A stretch of the Janthinobacterium sp. B9-8 genome encodes the following:
- a CDS encoding type III secretion system needle complex protein, whose translation MAMPNFGHSGLVSNVEAGVNAGNGAKWAGFVDQLSGEFNTGVKDLNAALSSALKELTANPTDPSLLAKVQSSLSEYTIYRNAQSNASKAFKDIAAGTVQNFR comes from the coding sequence ATGGCAATGCCTAATTTTGGCCATTCAGGCCTGGTCTCCAATGTTGAAGCTGGCGTTAATGCTGGCAACGGTGCGAAATGGGCTGGGTTTGTTGATCAGCTATCAGGTGAGTTTAATACCGGTGTAAAGGATTTAAACGCAGCTCTTAGCTCGGCGCTCAAGGAGCTTACCGCTAATCCGACCGACCCATCTTTGCTGGCGAAGGTGCAATCGTCTTTGAGTGAATACACAATTTATCGTAATGCACAATCCAATGCTTCTAAGGCTTTTAAGGATATCGCTGCGGGTACTGTGCAAAACTTCCGTTGA
- the sctI gene encoding type III secretion system inner rod subunit SctI, producing the protein MNIVPISPVSMSLDSSMSIAEPSMGLAERASQAFARMSVDADVRRGAVTDGINSAAVTNPAQLYEMQMAIANYTLDISLASTLARKAVSTVETLVKAQ; encoded by the coding sequence ATGAATATAGTACCTATTTCGCCTGTATCGATGTCGCTTGATAGCAGTATGTCTATTGCTGAGCCTAGTATGGGCTTGGCTGAGCGTGCTAGCCAAGCCTTTGCCCGTATGAGTGTGGATGCTGATGTACGTCGTGGCGCGGTGACTGATGGCATCAATAGTGCTGCTGTGACTAATCCTGCGCAACTCTATGAAATGCAAATGGCGATTGCTAATTACACCCTCGATATTTCACTCGCCAGTACGCTGGCTCGTAAGGCGGTGAGTACTGTTGAAACGCTGGTAAAGGCACAGTAA
- the sctF gene encoding type III secretion system needle filament subunit SctF, translating into MAIPNFGHSGLISNSQAMADVATENLNAAKNPSRALADYFSENAVTLEAESLKELKEKVFQDTYKKTYDEKIGAGQSEAEAKKAGEVAAKDAVSGDKINNKHAGYNEVLLAVKSTHVQSFQGAEWSGFVDTLSAGFNEGVQSLNKALSAATSGLQNDPTDPSKLAKVQSALSEYTIYRNSQSNMSKAFKDIASSAAQNLR; encoded by the coding sequence ATGGCAATTCCAAATTTTGGTCACAGCGGTTTGATTTCAAATAGTCAAGCAATGGCAGATGTTGCAACTGAGAATCTTAATGCGGCTAAAAATCCAAGTAGAGCATTGGCTGATTATTTTTCAGAAAATGCAGTGACACTTGAAGCAGAATCTTTGAAAGAGCTGAAAGAAAAGGTATTTCAAGATACATATAAAAAAACTTATGATGAAAAAATAGGGGCTGGTCAATCAGAGGCTGAAGCAAAAAAAGCCGGTGAGGTCGCGGCTAAAGATGCAGTTTCTGGTGACAAAATCAATAATAAACACGCTGGTTATAACGAGGTGTTATTGGCAGTAAAAAGCACACATGTACAGTCCTTTCAAGGTGCCGAGTGGAGTGGTTTTGTTGATACGCTGTCTGCTGGTTTTAATGAGGGTGTGCAGAGTTTGAATAAAGCATTATCTGCAGCGACATCTGGGCTGCAGAACGACCCTACCGACCCATCCAAACTTGCCAAAGTACAATCTGCGCTGAGTGAATATACCATTTACCGTAATTCGCAATCGAATATGAGTAAGGCCTTTAAAGATATTGCATCCTCTGCTGCGCAAAACTTACGCTAG